A DNA window from Salarias fasciatus chromosome 23 unlocalized genomic scaffold, fSalaFa1.1 super_scaffold_20, whole genome shotgun sequence contains the following coding sequences:
- the LOC115383770 gene encoding LOW QUALITY PROTEIN: protein CNPPD1-like (The sequence of the model RefSeq protein was modified relative to this genomic sequence to represent the inferred CDS: inserted 4 bases in 3 codons), protein MDFKALFDEKTLQFSDFQEFTFLPGHQKLTERVRKRLYYGLDKDVSLDALSCPVTDIAVEIFQKSAPSPIRKLQKKYAAHVARESCISPCAMMLALVYIERLRHRNPEYLQKISSSDLFLISMMVASKYLYDEGEEEEVFNDEWGTAGKLDVHTVNTLEMNFLNAIEWSLFTEPSDFFDILKQLESSIAERQGMKRGWFTYTDLCVLLEQSAWTQALTAIYQHFTKVSCMLGLVYLTSVAGLIASSAVVHQLSLSRSGHSLLTRDPPPGPPAHPRRARGRRGPXRLPCCVLANKSVNRQTESAGXRGPSPPPAPAHSSVLCLWGSLLASVGHIHLETQPWSAASFICPGCLAALPSLQCQLRNASALPVHGPPDHPPXPSGWSAQLLPAAEPGLKRALPCQLESLLPVDKLQALLVPG, encoded by the exons ATGGATTTCAAGGCTTTATTTGACGAGAAGACGCTTCAGTTTTCCGACTTCCAGGAGTTCACG TTTCTTCCTGGACACCAGAAACTGACAGAACGAGTGAGAAAGAGACTGTATTATGGCCTGGATAAAGACGTGTCTCTGGATGCCCTCTCCTGCCCTGTAACAG ATATAGCGGTCGAGATCTTCCAGAAGTCTGCGCCCAGCCCCATAAGAAAGCTCCAGAAGAAATATGCCGCTCATGTTGCCAG GGAGTCCTGCATCTCTCCGTGCGCCATGATGCTGGCTCTCGTTTACATCGAACGGCTCCGACACAGAAACCCTGAATACCTCCAGAAGATCTCCTCCTCCGACCTCTTCCTGATCTCCATG ATGGTTGCCAGCAAGTACTTGTACGacgaaggagaagaggaagaggtgttCAACGACGAGTGGGGAACAGCTGGCAAGCTGGATGTCCATACTGTCAACACCCTGGAGATGAACTTCCTGAATGCCATT GAGTGGAGCCTCTTCACGGAGCCAAGCGACTTCTTCGACATACTGAAGCAGCTGGAATCCAG CATCGCGGAGCGACAGGGAATGAAGCGCGGCTGGTTCACCTACACGGACCTGTGCGTGCTCCTGGAGCAGTCTGCATGGACTCAAGCCCTCACGGCCATCTATCAGCACTTTACCAAG gtatCCTGCATGCTCGGCCTGGTCTATCTCACCAGTGTCGCTGGCCTGATCGCCTCCAGCGCCGTGGTGCACCAGCTCAGCCTCTCCAGGAGCGGACACTCCCTGCTCACCCGCGACCCCCCCCCTGGCCCCCCTGCACACCCCCGCCGTGCACGAGGACGCCGCGGCC ACCGCCTCCCCTGTTGCGTCCTGGCCAACAAGAGCGTGAACCGTCAGACTGAATCGGCCG GGCGCGGGCCGAGCCCCCCGCCGGCCCCAGCCCACTCGTCGGTGCTGTGTCTGTGGGGGTCCCTGCTGGCCTCCGTGGGCCACATCCACCTCGAAACGCAACCCTGGTCCGCCGCCTCCTTCATCTGCCCCGGCTGCCTCGCCGCGCTGCCGTCGCTGCAGTGCCAGCTTCGAAACGCCTCGGCGCTCCCCGTCCACGGCCCGCCGGATCACCCCCC GCCGTCCGGGTGGTCCGCTCAGCTCCTCCCGGCGGCGGAGCCCGGTCTGAAGCGGGCGCTGCCCTGCCAGCTGGAGTCCCTGCTGCCCGTGGACAAACTCCAGGCTCTGCTCGTGCCCGGCTAG
- the LOC115383769 gene encoding LOW QUALITY PROTEIN: reticulophagy regulator 2-like (The sequence of the model RefSeq protein was modified relative to this genomic sequence to represent the inferred CDS: deleted 2 bases in 2 codons) translates to MASGEEARRRPSVSSSSVGVEDLFPAGASEQSCGDGNPELVRLRERLQAWLSQYESPLLWLQRLLVWERPLHSISVALTLNTLFWLLSSTSLRPLFLLSVSLLGLMLLERWKPTLPIITVQHAEARPAQSEAMSAEQQRLLSVPELSHHLAESYLTCCLYLQEMLQYKRQNHGKFCAMMCSGCLVLAVVGHYVPGIMISYIIVLSVLLWPLVVYHELIQRMYTGLEPILMKLDYSMKGETEHRKHDKRKVKKEVEEGDEPRAETESESEEELSCFAPTVDVKTTALAMAITDSELSDEEASILESGGFSVSRATTPQLTDVSEDLDQQSLHSEPEDAFLRDLPEFPSVEEFPSIEQSLLHFPLRAPSQADGGQAAAAAAAAAEPPSPVTLLIQHLASPLHFVNTHFNGHGRPPGGEQGAPPPAPGLAAEPEGRETEAAVTQGAQRSLEALSEEIVSTAISTVVQNTLSALLRSSEASEEPSLAEFLPTDIPPGALDATSSAAADTTATRIDPLGPDDDGAGEDCPDDTLVHTEDEDFELLDQSELEQADEGLDLGSDGQAVGGASGTPPPPHLHQPQS, encoded by the exons ATGGCGAGCGGAGAGGAGGCCAGAAGA CGCCCCTCGGTGAGCTCGTCCTCGGTCGGCGTGGAGGACCTGTTCCCCGCGGGGGCTTCGGAGCAGAGCTGCGGGGACGGGAACCCGGAGCTGGTCCGCCTGCGGGAGCGGCTCCAGGCTTGGCTGTCGCAGTATGAGAGCCcgctgctgtggctgcagaggcTGCTGGTGTGGGAGAGGCCGCTGCACAGCATCTCCGTGGCCCTCACGCTCAACACTCTGTTCTG gctcctgtcctccacctccctcaggcctctgttcctgctgagcGTGTCCCTGCTGGGGCTCATGCTGCTGGAGAGGTGGAAGCCCACCCTGCCCATTATTACTG TTCAACACGCGGAAGCTCGTCCTGCTCAGAG CGAAGCGATGAGCGCcgagcagcagcggctgctgaGCGTCCCCGAGCTCAGCCACCACCTGGCCGAGAGCTACCTGACCTGCTGCCTGTACCTGCAGGAGATGCTGCAGTACAAGCGGCAGAACCACGGGAAG ttcTGTGCGATGATGTGCAGCGGCTGCTTGGTGCTGGCTGTGGTCGGACATTACGTACCGGGGATTATGATCTCCTACATTATAG TGCTGAGCGTGCTGCTGTGGCCGCTGGTGGTGTACCACGAGCTGATCCAGAGGATGTACACCGGCCTGGAGCCCATCCTGATGAAGCTGGACTACAGCATGAAGGGCGAGACCGAGCACCGCAAGCACGACAAGAGGA aggtgaagaaggaggtggaggaaggggaCGAGCCGCGGGCTGAAAcggagagcgagagcgaggaggagctgTCCTGCTTTGCTCCCACG GTGGACGTGAAGACGACGGCGCTGGCGATGGCCATCACGGACTCGGAGCTGTCGGACGAGGAGGCGTCCATCCTGGAGAGCGGCGGGTTCTCGGTGTCCAGAGCGACCACGCCCCAGCTCACCGACGTCTCCGAAG ACTTGGACCAGCAGAGTCTGCACAGCGAGCCGGAGGACGCCTTCCTGCGGGACCTCCCGGAGTTCCCCTCCGTGGAGGAGTTTCCGTCCATCGAGCAGAGTCTGCTTCACTTCCCTCTGCGC GCCCCGAGCCAGGCGGACGGCggtcaggcggcggcggcggcggcggcggcggcggagcctccGAGCCCCGTCACCCTCCTCATCCAGCACCTGGCCTCCCCGCTCCACTTCGTCAACACGCACTTTAACGGACACGGACGGCCGCCCGGGGGCGAGCAGGGCGCGCCGCCGCCCGCCCCGGGCCTCGCGGCGGAGCCGGAGGGGCGGGAGACGGAAGCGGCGGTTACCCAGGGTGCACAGCGGTCTCTGGAGGCTCTGAGCGAGGAGATCGTGAGCACCGCCATCTCCACCGTGGTGCAGAACACTCTGTCGGCCCTGCTGCGCTCCAGCGAGGCCAGCGAGGAGCCGTCCCTGGCCGAGTTCCTCCCCACCGACATCCCGCCCGGCGCCCTGGACGCCacttcctccgccgccgccgacacCACAGCCACCAGGATAGACCCGCTCGGTCCCGACGACGACGGCGCCGGCGAGGACTGCCCCGACGACACGCTAGTCCACACCGAGGATGAGGACTTCGAGCTTTTGGACCAAAGTGAACTGGAGCAGGCGGACGAGGGGCTGGACCTCGGCTCTGACGGACaggcggtgggcggagcctccggcacgccgccgccgcctcatcTGCATCAACCTCAGTCatag
- the LOC115383775 gene encoding putative malate dehydrogenase 1B, which produces MAKFVLAGKSDCPYFAKAELLADALQRCLPDFRVHKISVLPEDWKEWLEVTCQRNGWKHEHSPLVWRELVVQGGKGMLLGGFSDFLEHCQEYYGITSDMPTDLMLSVAAENLQAKLKQTAEEQRRVSLIQPFHIWISGALSPVCHVLIPKLLSAEVFPGVSLISLHLLDLDGTEEGLQDLRMETQDLALSILHQVTVHTNVEQAFRHADVVLLLDDGPADGESDPEEDRRTSVKKISERYREYGRLIDSRARREVKVMVSGDSFVNLRCSLLVDSACSIESRQFIAMATQLENEAKAIIAKQLNVRASDVTDVIVWGNISGIFYIDVQMAKVFNYDGAVKGPPFFWQPVLKVLHDRKWLETDLQSLAGRRRGTVTSKTGRAAGMAAANGLLAVLRAWSGAGDTQEVLSVGVPCTGHYGVPEGVVLSVPAAFREGKCSLLSELSVGDKLKERIQLSLDELLQEKKLAEGNN; this is translated from the exons ATGGCAAAGTTTGTGCTCGCTG GTAAATCGGACTGTCCCTACTTTGCCAAAGCGGAACTTTTAGCCGACGCTCTGCAGAGATGTCTACCAGACTTCAGAGTCCACAAGATCTCAGTCCTGCCAGAGGACTGGAAG GAATGGCTGGAGGTCACGTGTCAAAGAAATGGCTGGAAACACGAGCACTCCCCTCTGGTTTGGAGGGAACTGGTGGTCCAAGGTGGCAAAGGGATGCTCCTGGGGGGCTTCAGTGACTTCCTGGAGCACTGCCAG GAATACTACGGGATCACGTCAGACATGCCCACAGACCTGATGCTGAGCGTTGCTGCAGAAAACCTGCAGGCCAAACTGAAGCAGACCGCAGAAGAGCAGCGGCGCGTCAGTCTCATTCAACCCTTTCACATATGGATCAGCGG TGCTCTCAGCCCAGTCTGCCACGTTCTGATCCCCAAGCTGCTCTCTGCCGAGGTGTTCCCCGGAGTTTCTCTGATCAGCCTCCATCTGCTGGACCTCGACGGGACTGAGGAGGGTTTGCAAGACCTGAGGATGGAGACCCAGGACCTGGCCCTCAGTATTCTCCATCAG GTGACCGTTCACACAAACGTGGAGCAAGCATTCAGGCACGCAGACGTCGTCCTCCTGCTGGACGACGGGCCGGCGGATGGGGAGAGCgaccctgaggaggacagaAGGACCAGCGTGAAGAAGATCTCCGAGCGGTACAGAGAGTACGGACGACTGATCGACTCCAGAGCGAGGAGGGAGGTGAAGGTGATGGTGTCTGGCGATTCCTTCGTGAACCTGAGATGCTCGCTGCTGGTGGACTCTGCCTGTTCAATTGAGAGCCGGCAATTTATCGCCATGGCGACGCAGCTGGAGAACGAAGCGAAGGCCATCATTGCGAAGCAGCTGAACGTGAGGGCGTCAG ATGTTACAGATGTGATCGTGTGGGGAAACATCAGCGGCATCTTCTACATCGACGTGCAGATGGCGAAGGTTTTCAACTACGACGGGGCAGTGAAAGGGCCGCCGTTCTTCTGGCAGCCAGTCCTGAAGGTCCTCCATGACAG GAAGTGGTTGGAAACTGATCTCCAGTCCTTGGCAGGACGCCGGCGAGGAACCGTGACTTCGAAGACGGGCCGGGCGGCCGGCATGGCGGCGGCCAACGGCCTCCTCGCCGTCCTGAGGGCCTGGAGCGGCGCCGGGGACACGCAGGAAGTCCTGTCCGTGGGCGTGCCGTGCACAG GTCACTACGGCGTCCCGGAGGGCGTCGTCCTCTCGGTGCCCGCCGCCTTCAGGGAGGGGAAATGCTCCCTGCTGTCCGAGCTGAGCGTCGGAGACAAGCTGAAGGAGAGAATCCAGCTGTCCCTCGACGAACTGCTGCAG GAAAAGAAGCTCGCAGAGGGAAACAACTGA
- the LOC115383766 gene encoding FAST kinase domain-containing protein 2, mitochondrial-like isoform X1: MSVWTAEELIRRSLRLCRPVYQQHGFLVASSASSSPGQKLTRIQRQSQSQRQPPWCPVGSVRFYSQERDISDEAEEKDLSLPHEMQVENAAAEQRQWSSPFLKHLERCGSPSDVLDLTRLYAPTIRQVSSSLVRMWAVTKKMSEDQRRYELQLMFEHPALDELLQKAMRTISLMRHEDMVYTLLSMVNLGVPQRSRVVQTSLRTLQEKLNDLDEKCLSILASCLEHMDDCPNVVALKAGLSLVVEERLSGIKNVVTLQTMMRLLGKDAPKELKWKLEKKALSMADQFSVPNAQWMISTMVTMGFYSKPLLEVCSRKITENLHGIPFNRLLKLLHSCKELLYRDFYLLTAISDYIASTVDIWTNKQLLLLLSVFESLAFCPAAVMEAYAEKVIADPDMLTLKDLLCVLKVYSSLNYDLQHQRRPFLDSLGRALDSYLPKMTAFALLKAVYCLCLLGHFPPAALERLQQSGTPPQQLADSKSLKNRERMFHTVELCLRLDRPPLPPSVTFPTSVTEGPAPSQSSMNPWLLEGLRSLLEDQEHVTLQEMVTEEDFYLIDAVITKRESSRRPESDAGERGPPAERSRRIAVVHAAPSKFCFGTLNPRGPLALKARHLRILGYEPVLVSELELQSVSEEQRTEFLRTRIFPELVSESRAEAGLAAS; this comes from the exons ATGTCTGTGTGGACAGCGGAGGAGCTGATCAGAAGGAGTCTGCGCCTCTGCAGGCCTGTATACCAGCAGCACGGCTTTCTGGTGGCCTCATCAGCTTCATCCTCACCAGGTCAGAAGCTCACACGCATCCAgaggcagagccagagccagaggcAGCCACCCTGGTGTCCTGTCGGTTCAGTGAGGTTCTACTCGCAGGAGAGGGACATCAGTGATGAGGCGGAAGAGAAGGACCTGTCCCTGCCTCATGAGATGCAGGTGGAGAATGCTGCCGCAGAGCAGAGACAGTGGAGCTCTCCCTTCCTGAAGCACCTGGAGCGCTGCGGCTCCCCGTCGGACGTCCTGGACCTCACCCGTCTGTACGCGCCGACGATCAGAcaggtcagcagcagcctggtcCGCATGTGGGCCGTCACCAAAAAGATGTCCGAGGACCAGCGGCGGTACGAGCTCCAGCTCATGTTTGAGCACCCTGCCCTGGACGAGCTTCTGCAGAAGGCCATGAGGACCATCAGTCTGATGCGCCACGAGGACATGGTGTACACCCTCCTCAGTATGGTGAACCTGGGCGTGCCTCAGAGGAGCCGGGTGGTCCAGACGTCTCTGCGAACCCTGCAG GAGAAATTGAACGATCTCGATGAGAAGTGTCTGTCCATCTTGGCCAGCTGCCTGGAGCATATGGACGACTGTCCCAACGTTGTCGCACTGAAAGCTGGCCTGAG TCTCGTGGTGGAGGAGCGTCTGTCGGGGATCAAGAACGTGGTCACTCTGCAGACCATGATGCGCCTGCTGGGAAAAGACGCCCCAAAGGAGCTGAAATGGAAACTCGAG AAAAAGGCCTTGTCGATGGCAGACCAGTTCAGCGTTCCCAATGCTCAGTGGATGATCTCCACTATGGTCACTATGGGCTTCTATTCCAAGCCTTTGTTGGAAGTGTGCAGCAGGAAGATCACAG AAAACCTGCACGGCATCCCCTTCAACCGGTTGTTGAAGCTGCTGCACTCCTGCAAGGAGCTGCTCTACAGAGACTTCTATCTGCTCACGGCCATCTCGGACTACATCGCCTCCACGGTGGACATCTGGACCAACAAACAG ctgctgctcctcctgtctgtgtttgagaGCCTGGCCTTCTGTCCCGCCGCCGTCATGGAGGCTTACGCAGAGAAAGTGATCGCCGACCCCGACATGCTGACGCTGAAGGACCTCCTGTGCGTCCTGAAGGTGTACTCCTCTCTGAACTACGACCTGCAGCACCAGCGACGGCC gtttctGGACAGCCTGGGCCGCGCTCTGGACTCCTACCTGCCCAAGATGACGGCGTTTGCGCTGCTGAAGGCGGTGTACTGCCTCTGCCTGCTGGGCCACTTCCCCCCCGCGGCgctggagaggctccagcagagCGGCACGCCGCCGCAGCAGCTGGCAG ACTCCAAGTCGCTGAAGAACAGGGAGAGAATGTTTCACACGGTGGAGCTGTGTCTCCGCCTCGAccgccctcctctccctccctctgtcacTTTCCCCACGTCGGTCACGGAGGGCCCCGCGCCTTCCCAGTCGTCCATGAACCCGTGGCTCCTGGAGGGCCTGCGgagcctgctggaggaccaggagcaCGTGACGCTGCAGGAAatggtgacggaggaggacttTTACCTCATCG ACGCCGTCATCACCAAGCGCGAGTCGAGCCGGCGGCCCGAGAGCGACGCGGGAGAGCGCGGCCCGCCAGCAGAGCGCAGTCGAAG AATCGCCGTGGTTCACGCTGCCCCGTCCAAGTTTTGCTTCGGCACGCTGAACCCGCGCGGCCCCCTGGCCCTGAAGGCCCGGCACCTGAGGATCCTGGGATACGAGCCCGTGCTG GTgtcggagctggagctgcagtcgGTTTCGGAGGAGCAGAGGACCGAGTTCCTCAGGACGCGGATTTTCCCGGAACTCGTGTCAGAAAGCCGAGCTGAGGCCGGGCTGGCGGCGTCTTGA
- the LOC115383766 gene encoding FAST kinase domain-containing protein 2, mitochondrial-like isoform X2, which yields MQVENAAAEQRQWSSPFLKHLERCGSPSDVLDLTRLYAPTIRQVSSSLVRMWAVTKKMSEDQRRYELQLMFEHPALDELLQKAMRTISLMRHEDMVYTLLSMVNLGVPQRSRVVQTSLRTLQEKLNDLDEKCLSILASCLEHMDDCPNVVALKAGLSLVVEERLSGIKNVVTLQTMMRLLGKDAPKELKWKLEKKALSMADQFSVPNAQWMISTMVTMGFYSKPLLEVCSRKITENLHGIPFNRLLKLLHSCKELLYRDFYLLTAISDYIASTVDIWTNKQLLLLLSVFESLAFCPAAVMEAYAEKVIADPDMLTLKDLLCVLKVYSSLNYDLQHQRRPFLDSLGRALDSYLPKMTAFALLKAVYCLCLLGHFPPAALERLQQSGTPPQQLADSKSLKNRERMFHTVELCLRLDRPPLPPSVTFPTSVTEGPAPSQSSMNPWLLEGLRSLLEDQEHVTLQEMVTEEDFYLIDAVITKRESSRRPESDAGERGPPAERSRRIAVVHAAPSKFCFGTLNPRGPLALKARHLRILGYEPVLVSELELQSVSEEQRTEFLRTRIFPELVSESRAEAGLAAS from the exons ATGCAGGTGGAGAATGCTGCCGCAGAGCAGAGACAGTGGAGCTCTCCCTTCCTGAAGCACCTGGAGCGCTGCGGCTCCCCGTCGGACGTCCTGGACCTCACCCGTCTGTACGCGCCGACGATCAGAcaggtcagcagcagcctggtcCGCATGTGGGCCGTCACCAAAAAGATGTCCGAGGACCAGCGGCGGTACGAGCTCCAGCTCATGTTTGAGCACCCTGCCCTGGACGAGCTTCTGCAGAAGGCCATGAGGACCATCAGTCTGATGCGCCACGAGGACATGGTGTACACCCTCCTCAGTATGGTGAACCTGGGCGTGCCTCAGAGGAGCCGGGTGGTCCAGACGTCTCTGCGAACCCTGCAG GAGAAATTGAACGATCTCGATGAGAAGTGTCTGTCCATCTTGGCCAGCTGCCTGGAGCATATGGACGACTGTCCCAACGTTGTCGCACTGAAAGCTGGCCTGAG TCTCGTGGTGGAGGAGCGTCTGTCGGGGATCAAGAACGTGGTCACTCTGCAGACCATGATGCGCCTGCTGGGAAAAGACGCCCCAAAGGAGCTGAAATGGAAACTCGAG AAAAAGGCCTTGTCGATGGCAGACCAGTTCAGCGTTCCCAATGCTCAGTGGATGATCTCCACTATGGTCACTATGGGCTTCTATTCCAAGCCTTTGTTGGAAGTGTGCAGCAGGAAGATCACAG AAAACCTGCACGGCATCCCCTTCAACCGGTTGTTGAAGCTGCTGCACTCCTGCAAGGAGCTGCTCTACAGAGACTTCTATCTGCTCACGGCCATCTCGGACTACATCGCCTCCACGGTGGACATCTGGACCAACAAACAG ctgctgctcctcctgtctgtgtttgagaGCCTGGCCTTCTGTCCCGCCGCCGTCATGGAGGCTTACGCAGAGAAAGTGATCGCCGACCCCGACATGCTGACGCTGAAGGACCTCCTGTGCGTCCTGAAGGTGTACTCCTCTCTGAACTACGACCTGCAGCACCAGCGACGGCC gtttctGGACAGCCTGGGCCGCGCTCTGGACTCCTACCTGCCCAAGATGACGGCGTTTGCGCTGCTGAAGGCGGTGTACTGCCTCTGCCTGCTGGGCCACTTCCCCCCCGCGGCgctggagaggctccagcagagCGGCACGCCGCCGCAGCAGCTGGCAG ACTCCAAGTCGCTGAAGAACAGGGAGAGAATGTTTCACACGGTGGAGCTGTGTCTCCGCCTCGAccgccctcctctccctccctctgtcacTTTCCCCACGTCGGTCACGGAGGGCCCCGCGCCTTCCCAGTCGTCCATGAACCCGTGGCTCCTGGAGGGCCTGCGgagcctgctggaggaccaggagcaCGTGACGCTGCAGGAAatggtgacggaggaggacttTTACCTCATCG ACGCCGTCATCACCAAGCGCGAGTCGAGCCGGCGGCCCGAGAGCGACGCGGGAGAGCGCGGCCCGCCAGCAGAGCGCAGTCGAAG AATCGCCGTGGTTCACGCTGCCCCGTCCAAGTTTTGCTTCGGCACGCTGAACCCGCGCGGCCCCCTGGCCCTGAAGGCCCGGCACCTGAGGATCCTGGGATACGAGCCCGTGCTG GTgtcggagctggagctgcagtcgGTTTCGGAGGAGCAGAGGACCGAGTTCCTCAGGACGCGGATTTTCCCGGAACTCGTGTCAGAAAGCCGAGCTGAGGCCGGGCTGGCGGCGTCTTGA
- the LOC115383773 gene encoding uncharacterized protein LOC115383773 — MQSELWLGFTLGVMRLCWLLLVVLGCRPSRAAPSPSIGALQDVQTASQAGCSGTALILCPSVTGKTLRFNLLRGDERICNCTCQVQPGEQDCSAQCSPDVKPHKSREGRFAGFNVTVSKTPVRYSCEAAVISPPPLKKSLSDAVVPLLVEGHQCGSNQDGSTGDGQERRSGTWLWIWILVVVSLSVYGLAVTVLASVCWTKLRRTELQNDYMNAKPRVQRAPKKKRGIQNPIPRYF; from the exons ATGCAGAGCGAGCTTTGGCTTGGGTTCACACTCGGGGTCATGaggctctgctggctgctgctggtcgTCCTGGGCTGCAGGCCGTCTCGCGCCGCTCCGTCTCCCAGCATCGGGGCCCTCCAAG ATGTGCAGACGGCCTCGCAGGCGGGctgcagcggcacggcgctcaTCCTGTGTCCCAGCGTGACCGGGAAGACCCTGAGGTTCAACCTGCTCCGGGGCGACGAGAGGATCTGTAACTGCACCTGCCAGGTTCAGCCCGGCGAGCAGGACTGCTCGGCCCAGTGCAGCCCCGACGTCAAGCCGCACAAGAGCAGGGAGGGCCGGTTCGCCGGCTTCAACGTCACCGTGTCCAAAACCCCGGTGAGGTACAGCTGCGAGGCCGCCGTCATTTCACCCCCTCCCCTCAAGAAGAGCCTGAGCGACGCCGTGGTGCCGCTGCTGGTGGAAG GACATCAATGCGGAAGCAACCAGGACGGATCTACAGGAGACGGACAAGAGAGGAGAAGCGGGACGTGGCTGTGGATCTGGATCCTGGTGGTGGTGTCCCTGAGCGTCTACGGCCTGGCCGTCACCGTGCTGGCGTCCGTCTGCTGG ACCAAGCTGAGGAGGACGGAGTTACAGAACGACTACATGAACGCCAAACCGCGAGTCCAGCGAGCCCccaagaagaagagaggaatcCAGAACCCCATCCCCAGATACTTCTGA